The DNA segment GAGCCAGTTTTCTCGCAACAAATGCTCATCGTCGCCGGAGGTGTCTTTCTGGTTGCGACCGGTTCGGCAAGTCTCAACTCGTTGCAGGAACACGGCCTCGATGGCGCAATGATCCGGACCAAGGGTCGTCCCTTGCCCTCCGGCAAACTCACCCGCGCCCAGGCGGCATGGCAGGCTGCGGTCCTCATTGCCCTTGGACTGCTCCTTGTAGTGACGCACAGCGAGAATCGCCTGGCAGAGCTTATGACCCTTGCCGCTGTCCTTCTCTACAACTGTGTCTATACGCCCTTGAAGGGAAAGACGGTGCTGGCCATCGTTCCCGGCGCTCTTTGCGGCGCCCTGCCTGCCTATATCGGTTGGCTCACTCATGGCGGGGATCCGGATGGACTTGTCGCTATCCTTCTCGTCGTCCTCTTCGTCCTTTGGCAGATACCGCATTATTGGCTGGTTCTCCTGAGCTATCAGGAGGATTATGCCGCCGGAATTGTTCCCAATTTCCTCAGCCAGTTTCGAGAGAATACCCTTGAGCGGTTCTTTGTTACCTGGCTCGGAGCGCTTGTGGTGATTATGCTGATGTTTGCCGCCTTCCCATATTCACTGTCGAGTTGGGTGCGTTGCCTTATAGTTGCAAATGCTCTCATTTTGCCAGGGCTGGCGTATTACTGGTTGAGGTGGCGAAAGAGAAGAAAATTTCGACTGCTCTTTATTGCACTCAACTGCTTGCTTCTTAACCATATGGTAATTCTTGGTGGCGGCCGAATGCTCGCCAACGGCTTAATTTTATAGGGCTAATCCGAAGTATTTTCTTCAAATGAAGGGAGGGTGGTATGAAAATCGATTGGGCGTATATGCGCAAGGGCTGAACCTCTTGCAAAAACGCATGGGCTGCGTTTGCCGGAAAAGAGGTGACGATCATTACCGAGGTGGATGCGAAAAAGCAGTCGTATCCAGGGGATGCGGCATGGCAGGTTATTGCCGGCGCTGAGAAGGTCTATGTCGCAACGGGGAAAAAGGTCATTGAGTTTGACCCGGCTACAGCCGACAAAGAGGCTCTGCAGAAGAAAATAACCGGGCCGAGCGGCAATCTCAGGGCCCCGACCCTGCGCTTGGGAAAGGTTTTTTATGTCGGTTTTCATCCGGAGATGTATGCCGGCATTGCCTAATTGTTGAGGGCCGGAAAGAAGGGGCAAGCCTTCACCGCCGGAGAAAGGGTGCAATAGTGACTGGCCAAAAGAATCCCCATGACGGTCGCATCTGCGCTACCGTCATGGGGATTCTTCGTGGCTTGGGCAATCATCTTAGACCGGCCATGTGGGTACGGGCCGGCCAGCAAGCCCATCACATCTTCGAGAAAGCCTCTTTCTCGGCGCCGCAGATTGGGCAGACCCAGCTTTCCGGGACATCTTCCCAGGCCGTTCCGGCGGCAACTCCATTATCCTCATCACCAACAGCTGGATCATAAACATAACCACACGGGCATTCCCATTTTTGCATCGTCGTCTCCTTTTAGTTAAAAATACATTTAATAGTAATCATTCCTACATGATCGTAACTATAGCAGCTCACCGGCAAGAGTCAATAGCAAGGCGATGAAAAAGGTCTGAGCCATAGTGTAAAAAATGGTCGGTGAGCCCTGGATATATTTCTCGTACGGCGGATGAGGATCGTCTGGAAGGGACTCATGGCGATAGACCATGAGTCCCGGGCGGCATTTTTTTATTCAGCTGGTGCTGCGGCCGCAGAGGGTTTGCTGCCGCCATCGCTTTGCTCGGAGGGGTTTGTTGTTAGCGGAGCAAGGCCATAGGCAAGCCGTACCTTGGTGTCGATCTCTGCACACATCCCCGGATTGTCGATGAGGAAACGTTTGGCGTTCTCCCGGCCCTGGCCAATTCTTTCTTCCTTGTAGGAGTACCAGGAGCCGCTTTTTTCAACAATCTCCAGATTTGCCGCAAGATCGAGCAGGTCACCGATCCTGGAAATTCCCTCGCCATAGATGATATCGAATTCGGCCTCTTTAAAGGGCGGGGCAACCTTGTTTTTAACGACTTTGACCTTGGTCCGGTTGCCGATGATATCGGTTCCCTCTTTAATCTGGCCAATCCGTCTGATATCAAGGCGTAGCGAGGAATAGAACTTCAGGGCGTTACCGCCGGTGGTGGTCTCGGGATTGCCGAACATGACCCCAATCTTCATGCGAATCTGGTTGATAAAGATGAGGACCGTATTGCTGCGGTTGAGAACCCCGGTGAACTTGCGCATGGCCTGCGACATCAGCCGGGCCTGCAGGCCTACATGGGCATCACCAACATTGCCGTCTATTTCCGCCTTGGGGACGAGGGCGGCCACCGAGTCGATGACGATAACGTCGACACCGTTTGAGCGGATAAGGATCTCGGCAATCTCCAATGCCTGCTCGCCGAAGTCCGGCTGGGAGATGAGCAAGTTGTCGATATCAACACCGAGACGTGCGGCATAGCTGGTGTCAAGGGCGTGCTCGGCGTCGATAAAGGCGGCGGTACCGCCCATCTTTTGGGCCTCGGCGACGACTTGCAGGGCTAAAGTGGTCTTGCCGGAGGATTCCGGGCCATACACCTCGGTGATCCGGCCCTTCGGCAGGCCGCCCACGCCCAGGGCGATATCAAGGCTGAGGGCGCCGGTGGGAATCACCGGCACATTTTCGGTCTCTTTTGAGCCGAGGCGCATAATGGAACCCTTGCCGAACTGGCGCTGGATCTGGCTGATGGCGTTATCGACGCTGCTGACTTTTTCTTTTGCTGGGGCTACTGCCATGATGTTCTCCAATATAAAAAGGGATTAATCGGTTATGAAACAAGGTTGCTGCCTACTCTACACTGCTCATGCCATAAAAACCTTACCGTCGCGGATATTTCAGCAAGATTGTTGATGATGGGGCTATTCAATTTTCTGCAAGAGATACTTCCTGATGAGGTCAAGGCCACTTTCTGCTGTAATTTCTCGTATTTGTTCCCTGTCACCGCGAAAATGAAACTTGGTCACCCAGTTTTCCTCAGCGGTGGCGATGGCGATATACACGGTGCCGACTGGCTTATCCTTCGTGCCGCCTCCCGGGCCGGCGACGCCAGTGACAGCCAGGGCGATGTCGGCACGGCTGCGGCTGCGTATGCCGACGGCCATGGCCTCGGCGGTTTCCCTGCTGACCGCCCCGTGCGCCGCCAGCAGGTCCGGAGAAACCCCCAGGTATTCGGTTTTCAAGCTGTTATCATAGGCAACAACCCCGCCGAGGACATACGACGAGCTGCCGGGGATATCGGTGAGTTTTCGGCAGATAAGCCCGCCGGTGCAGGATTCAGCGACAGCGAGTTTATGGTGACGGTCAAAGAGGAGTTTGCCGACGACCGTTTCCATATTGTCCCGGTCAAAACCGTAGATCGAATCGCCGAGAACGGTGTTGACCGCTTGACACGATGAGTTGAACAACTTCTTGGCATTGTTTGTTTTTTTGTCACGAACGGTAAGGCTGAGGTGGACCTCGGGAAAGACCGGGTAGTAGCCGATATGGACATCTGGGCTGAGGTCGAGGGTGTTGATCCGCCGGTTGACCTCCATCTCCGGCAGGCCGAAGATGCGAAATACCCGTTGATAGGTTGTCAGCTTATGGTCCTTTTGCCAGGTCGACAGTTTGGGCAGCACCTGTTCCACCAGGAGGTGCTTCATTTGGCTGGGGATGCCCGGCAAGAAAAAAATCGGTTTGTCGTCGTGAATGAGCTGATAGCCTGCCATCTGCGATTTCGGACTGAGGGCCTCCGCCCCCGACGGCAGCCAGGCGAGTTTTTCCAGCTGGCTGACTGGGGTGCTGGTGATCTCGTCGAGGTGGGTGCGGATGTTGGAAAGGATCTCCAGGTTGGGCATGGTCGGCCGGTTGAGGGCCTTCGAAACCGCCTCATTGGTGAGGTCATCGTCGGTTGAGCCAAGGCCGCCGGTGACCAGGACTGCATCGGCGCGGCTGAGGGCCTGCTTCAGGGCGTCTCCAATGAGACTGGGGGTGTCGCCGATGGTGTTCATGCCGTAAATCTCATAGCCGGCTTCAAACAGATTGCGGGCGGCAAAACTGCTGGTGGTGTTGAGGATTCTTCCCGAGGTCAGTTCGTCGCCGATGGCAATGATTTCAATTTTCATGGTGAGCAATTTCTCCGAGGACAGAGCTTTCCAGCAGTTCGAGGAGTTTGACCGGCACGACCTTGTGCAGCAGATCGTCAGGTCCGGGAAAGGTGACGGCAACATAGTTGGTGGTAAAGCCCTTCAACATGCCGTTTGCATCGCGGCGGCCCTCAATGAGTACAGGCCAGATACGGCCGAGTTGACTTTGCCAGAAGGCAGCTTTCTTGGTGTCACTCAGTTGCCTGAGAATTGCCACACGCTGTTCTTTAACTTTCTTTGCCACGTGTCCGTCGAATCCCGCCGCCTTGGTGCCGGGGCGAATGGAGTAGGGGAAGACATGGAGGTAGGTGCAGTCAAGGGACTGCAAAAAATCCTTGGCCGCGGCAAAATGGTCGTCGGTTTCGCCGGGGAAGCCGACGAGGATATCGATGCCGATGGCGGCATCTGGCAAATATTTCTTGCAAAGATTTATAACCTGCCGAAACTGCTCGGTGCTATAGCGTCGTCCCATACGGGCAAGGATCTGGTCATGACCGCTCTGCAGGGGGATGTGCAGGTGCGGCTGGATGTTTTTTCGCTCGGCCATCAGGCCAAGGAGGGTGGCGTCAATCTCTAGCGGTTCCAGGGAGCTGATGCGGTAAGCGACATCCGGGGTGGTACGGGTCAGTTCGTCAAGGAGGGCGACCAAGCCAGGTTTTTCCGGGAGATCGCGGCCATAGTTGCCGAGGTGGATGCCGGTGAGGACTATCTCTTTATGCCCTTCGTTGGCAAAGACCTTTGCCTGGGCTATAACCTCGGCCATCGGTAAACTACGGCTTGGCCCTCTGGTGAAAGGGACGATGCAGTAGGTGCAATAGCTTTCGCAGCCGTCCT comes from the Desulforhopalus sp. genome and includes:
- a CDS encoding rubredoxin, which produces MQKWECPCGYVYDPAVGDEDNGVAAGTAWEDVPESWVCPICGAEKEAFSKM
- the mtaB gene encoding tRNA (N(6)-L-threonylcarbamoyladenosine(37)-C(2))-methylthiotransferase MtaB, giving the protein MKKVLITTLGCKVNQYESAAFKAGFEDAGLTVVARNGQADIVVINTCAVTGSAGAQSRQAIHKALRKNPGAEIIICGCYAEIAASELAADEELQGRAYTLIGNSKKDQLVDEALAGSSAAPKILLGNIAEALEICRLPVRRFGDRVRAYLRIQDGCESYCTYCIVPFTRGPSRSLPMAEVIAQAKVFANEGHKEIVLTGIHLGNYGRDLPEKPGLVALLDELTRTTPDVAYRISSLEPLEIDATLLGLMAERKNIQPHLHIPLQSGHDQILARMGRRYSTEQFRQVINLCKKYLPDAAIGIDILVGFPGETDDHFAAAKDFLQSLDCTYLHVFPYSIRPGTKAAGFDGHVAKKVKEQRVAILRQLSDTKKAAFWQSQLGRIWPVLIEGRRDANGMLKGFTTNYVAVTFPGPDDLLHKVVPVKLLELLESSVLGEIAHHEN
- the recA gene encoding recombinase RecA gives rise to the protein MAVAPAKEKVSSVDNAISQIQRQFGKGSIMRLGSKETENVPVIPTGALSLDIALGVGGLPKGRITEVYGPESSGKTTLALQVVAEAQKMGGTAAFIDAEHALDTSYAARLGVDIDNLLISQPDFGEQALEIAEILIRSNGVDVIVIDSVAALVPKAEIDGNVGDAHVGLQARLMSQAMRKFTGVLNRSNTVLIFINQIRMKIGVMFGNPETTTGGNALKFYSSLRLDIRRIGQIKEGTDIIGNRTKVKVVKNKVAPPFKEAEFDIIYGEGISRIGDLLDLAANLEIVEKSGSWYSYKEERIGQGRENAKRFLIDNPGMCAEIDTKVRLAYGLAPLTTNPSEQSDGGSKPSAAAAPAE
- a CDS encoding CinA family nicotinamide mononucleotide deamidase-related protein; the protein is MKIEIIAIGDELTSGRILNTTSSFAARNLFEAGYEIYGMNTIGDTPSLIGDALKQALSRADAVLVTGGLGSTDDDLTNEAVSKALNRPTMPNLEILSNIRTHLDEITSTPVSQLEKLAWLPSGAEALSPKSQMAGYQLIHDDKPIFFLPGIPSQMKHLLVEQVLPKLSTWQKDHKLTTYQRVFRIFGLPEMEVNRRINTLDLSPDVHIGYYPVFPEVHLSLTVRDKKTNNAKKLFNSSCQAVNTVLGDSIYGFDRDNMETVVGKLLFDRHHKLAVAESCTGGLICRKLTDIPGSSSYVLGGVVAYDNSLKTEYLGVSPDLLAAHGAVSRETAEAMAVGIRSRSRADIALAVTGVAGPGGGTKDKPVGTVYIAIATAEENWVTKFHFRGDREQIREITAESGLDLIRKYLLQKIE
- a CDS encoding UbiA family prenyltransferase, whose product is MACQGGGLIRGLYCTAVASCGWSALIARLRLAKTPLCLLVGVATVFGAILAEPVFSQQMLIVAGGVFLVATGSASLNSLQEHGLDGAMIRTKGRPLPSGKLTRAQAAWQAAVLIALGLLLVVTHSENRLAELMTLAAVLLYNCVYTPLKGKTVLAIVPGALCGALPAYIGWLTHGGDPDGLVAILLVVLFVLWQIPHYWLVLLSYQEDYAAGIVPNFLSQFRENTLERFFVTWLGALVVIMLMFAAFPYSLSSWVRCLIVANALILPGLAYYWLRWRKRRKFRLLFIALNCLLLNHMVILGGGRMLANGLIL